In one window of Mytilus trossulus isolate FHL-02 chromosome 7, PNRI_Mtr1.1.1.hap1, whole genome shotgun sequence DNA:
- the LOC134726895 gene encoding uncharacterized protein LOC134726895 has translation MFVFRLIIGVTLLNQCRGLTCLFCDQVTSINDCLTQKAVCTDNDEECYLDSVILDNLSRVFSAGCRSKQVCDLIMSAVGRKRKHESERTKKNTITCAKCCSTNTTNGIPCNGFLCHQNPVIVGSCLSCDSVSSPKLCQISQRCASNEMCVQREFVRGGTVRYQLGCERKLMCDHLLKDYSYTHGGQGRRANGDTDICAACCNTNQCNAEDCRHLIRKQTCNFPSVCGP, from the exons ATGTTTG TGTTTCGATTGATTATCGGCGTCACTCTTCTAAATCAATGCAGAG gTTTAACATGTCTATTCTGTGATCAAGTAACAAGCATAAATGATTGCCTTACTCAAAAAGCAGTCTGCACGGATAACGATGAG gaatgttatctagacTCAGTCATTCTTGATAATTTATCGAGGGTGTTTTCAGCAGGATGTAGATCGAAAcag GTTTGTGATCTAATAATGAGCGCTGTTGGTCGAAAAAGAAAGCATGAATCTGAAAGGACAAAGAAAAACACCATCACGTGTGCTAAGTGCTGCTCAACTAATACAACAAATGGCATTCCATGTAATGGTTTCTTGTGTCATCAGA ATCCAGTAATAGTTGGTTCATGTTTATCGTGTGACAGCGTTTCTTCCCCAAAGTTATGTCAAATAAGCCAAAGGTGTGCATCAAACGAG ATGTGTGTGCAAAGAGAGTTCGTTCGTGGCGGTACAGTACGATATCAACTTGGATGTGAGCGGAAATTA ATGTGTGACCACCTGTTAAAGGATTATAGTTATACACACGGCGGCCAAGGAAGACGAGCCAATGGAGATACAGATATTTGTGCAGCATGTTGTAATACTAACCAATGTAACGCCGAAGATTGTAGACATCTTATAagaa agCAGACATGCAATTTTCCTTCCGTCTGTGGACCATAG